Proteins from a single region of Apostichopus japonicus isolate 1M-3 chromosome 21, ASM3797524v1, whole genome shotgun sequence:
- the LOC139962486 gene encoding uncharacterized protein isoform X2, which produces MLKIYQRSYTTIQQYYNYSRCFLITQHIANSQQQSVHITSSASCFHLRKQPLINSKHEISKFLVPDSLFQHVNIVQAYSSKGRGKNSKVFGENDEDVYSDSESDERWEDDNLGDEEVEDEDDLADGPRTWKDLALNVSSLRIDAILSSGLGISRKKIEDAFLEARLMLNNKVISKKSKMVKQGDVVDVVLKGKHSDNKDRELPSAAVMRVKVLRIREELTSKDRVPVKLRRWKHLEV; this is translated from the exons ATGTTAAAGATTTACCAACGTAGCTATACAACTATCCAACAGTACTACAACTACTCAAGATGTTTTCTTATAACACAGCACATAGCTAACTCGCAACAACAAAGTGTTCACATAACATCATCTGCTTCTTGTTTTCATCTTCGGAAGCAACCTCTCATTAATTCAAAACATGAGATATCCAAATTTTTGGTCCCTGATAGTCTATTTCAGCATGTAAACATTGTTCAAGCATATTCTTCAAAAGGGAGAGGGAAAAATTCCAAAGTCTTTGGAGAAAATGATGAAGATGTGTATTCTGATAGTGAATCAGATGAAAGGTGGGAGGATGACAATTTGGGTGATGAGGAGGTGGAAGATGAAGATGACCTAGCAGATGGTCCAAGGACCTGGAAGGATCTCGCACTTAATGTCTCATCTTTAAGAATCGATGCTATTCTTAGTAGTGGGCTTGGAATCTCCAGAAA GAAAATAGAAGATGCATTCTTGGAAGCCAGACTAATGCTGAATAACAAAGTCATATCCAAGAAAAGCAAAATG GTTAAACAGGGCGATGTTGTCGATGTCGTTCTGAAGGGAAAGCATTCGGATAATAAAGATAGGGAGCTTCCTTCAGCAGCAGTGATGCGAGTCAAAGTCCTAAGAATCAGAGAGGAACTGACGTCTAAAGACAGAGTACCCGTAAAATTGAGGCGATGGAAGCACCTGGAAGTGTAA
- the LOC139962486 gene encoding uncharacterized protein isoform X1, whose amino-acid sequence MHTYSDRKMLKIYQRSYTTIQQYYNYSRCFLITQHIANSQQQSVHITSSASCFHLRKQPLINSKHEISKFLVPDSLFQHVNIVQAYSSKGRGKNSKVFGENDEDVYSDSESDERWEDDNLGDEEVEDEDDLADGPRTWKDLALNVSSLRIDAILSSGLGISRKKIEDAFLEARLMLNNKVISKKSKMVKQGDVVDVVLKGKHSDNKDRELPSAAVMRVKVLRIREELTSKDRVPVKLRRWKHLEV is encoded by the exons ATGCACACATATAGCGATCG GAAAATGTTAAAGATTTACCAACGTAGCTATACAACTATCCAACAGTACTACAACTACTCAAGATGTTTTCTTATAACACAGCACATAGCTAACTCGCAACAACAAAGTGTTCACATAACATCATCTGCTTCTTGTTTTCATCTTCGGAAGCAACCTCTCATTAATTCAAAACATGAGATATCCAAATTTTTGGTCCCTGATAGTCTATTTCAGCATGTAAACATTGTTCAAGCATATTCTTCAAAAGGGAGAGGGAAAAATTCCAAAGTCTTTGGAGAAAATGATGAAGATGTGTATTCTGATAGTGAATCAGATGAAAGGTGGGAGGATGACAATTTGGGTGATGAGGAGGTGGAAGATGAAGATGACCTAGCAGATGGTCCAAGGACCTGGAAGGATCTCGCACTTAATGTCTCATCTTTAAGAATCGATGCTATTCTTAGTAGTGGGCTTGGAATCTCCAGAAA GAAAATAGAAGATGCATTCTTGGAAGCCAGACTAATGCTGAATAACAAAGTCATATCCAAGAAAAGCAAAATG GTTAAACAGGGCGATGTTGTCGATGTCGTTCTGAAGGGAAAGCATTCGGATAATAAAGATAGGGAGCTTCCTTCAGCAGCAGTGATGCGAGTCAAAGTCCTAAGAATCAGAGAGGAACTGACGTCTAAAGACAGAGTACCCGTAAAATTGAGGCGATGGAAGCACCTGGAAGTGTAA
- the LOC139962484 gene encoding uncharacterized protein, which yields MATSDDDDEKLILFQCKECNVIITDSSNSDGANDNMGIVKLEDFPETLYDGSVLEIGHGMEKGCSYFILSCSSCDAAVGKFYKSVCKDLLDLKGHATLKLDKLKFYSVPVQINSRKVNQTSFQDAREPERKKVNEEESDDDLKSVRSDITKMKYVMCHFDERLRRIEKTLCLPDIEEEIPEIDGPMVTGASMVSGASMFSETGPQDITAEVNSPNSTRSLTQRLAVAETSLEKQDRSRSFNRSDSISRRFSNSSRTSTTESTPRKSQKRQTSSGSRSPEGKFKKRRK from the exons ATGGCAACATCTGACGATGATGACGAGAAGTTAATACTGTTCCAGTGCAAGGAGTGTAACGTTATCATCACAGACTCCTCCAATTCGGATGGAGCAAATGACAACATGGGGATAGTTAAATTAGAAG ATTTTCCAGAAACATTGTATGATGGATCTGTACTAGAAATTGGTCACGGAATGGAGAAAGGATG TTCTTATTTCATCTTGAGCTGTTCCAGTTGTGATGCAGCCGTTGGAAAATTCTACAAGTCAGTGTGTAAAGATCTGTTGGACCTTAAAGGGCATGCAACGCTGAAGCTAGACAAGCTTAAGTT CTACTCTGTGCCTGTACAAATAAATTCTCGTAAGGTAAATCAGACTTCCTTTCAAGATGCAAGAGAACCCGAGAGGAAGAAAGTAAACGAAGAAGAGTCCGACGACGATTTGAAGTCGGTTCGCAGCGATATTACCAAG ATGAAGTATGTGATGTGCCATTTTGACGAGAGACTGAGAAGAATCGAAAAGACATTGTGTTTGCCCGATATCGAGGAGGAGATACCAGAGATCGATGGGCCCATGGTTACTGGGGCATCCATGGTTTCTGGGGCGTCCATGTTTAGTGAAACTGGACCACAGGACATTACAGCTGAGGTCAACAGTCCAAATAGTACTAGAAGTTTAACTCAGAGACTTGCTGTAGCAGAAACTTCATTGGAGAAACAAGACAGGAGCAGGAGTTTCAATCGTTCCGATAGCATATCGAGACGTTTCTCAAATTCTAGCAGAACCAGTACCACAGAGAGTACGCCTAGGAAGTCACAGAAAAGACAAACATCAAGTGGGAGTAGAAGCCCCGAGGGTAAATttaagaagagaagaaaataa